A genomic stretch from Pectinophora gossypiella chromosome 13, ilPecGoss1.1, whole genome shotgun sequence includes:
- the LOC126372037 gene encoding glucose dehydrogenase [FAD, quinone]-like — translation MWTLSKALWLVLVCAQAPVWADLLPLVGDALDQLARVVSDTLDLPLQYNLEDDEEFDYVVVGAGAAGCAVATRLVEAGASVLLLEAGGVPTLLSRVPGGAMVLLGSPVDWQYRTRPNNKSCLGSEGEQCRFSRGKLLGGSTSINYMMYVRGNRADYDLGLPGWTWEEFEPFFLRYEGLRDLDKLPSSSVPYHNTTGTMDIGFCADPENEWHNRIVKGFESLGFPYNDDVNAESQIGVSRVITYTSSEGTRESTARGYLTRPVVRRTLRLATGMRCTGVLIDDDNVARGVTAVRESSGRRVTVRARRGVVLSAGAIGTPQLLQLSGVGPAERLRSLGIPVRADLPVGENMSDHVLPLVFIRVDRDALETVGAAASLAGDILTYGATRKGPLASIGLTDITAFANTLCYDNDTRQLRHLGPECELPTLQLINAFIDRGVIDVAPLIMKQSTMLNDAILAQLAKENTKSALIVASPVVLAPQSRGWVRLASADPLAAPDVYPNYLDDERDVDEMMRAIKILEDVVETAPILFELARTRRSKEAQRFLMMTSQRTNRWAQQHHIVSVTDIVDTDTIDMASNTSAAQLTDQTVHIQIEKPSLLPYTATHGASREYRARNAAIVRLSLPGCPAFAADREGYLRCYVRHLTFSVYHAAGTAKLGSAGAGVLDERLGVRGVGALHVADLSALPVVPHGNTAAASIALGERLAHFLLQDYDNSFNSTIE, via the exons TAAGGCGCTATGGCTGGTGCTGGTGTGTGCGCAGGCGCCGGTGTGGGCGGACCTGCTGCCGCTGGTGGGGGACGCGCTCGACCAGCTGGCGCGCGTCGTGTCCGACACGCTCGACCTGCCGCTGCAGTACAATCTGGAAG ACGATGAAGAGTTTGACTATGTGGTTGTGGGCGCGGGCGCTGCGGGATGCGCAGTAGCAACTCGGCTGGTGGAGGCGGGAGCGAGTGTGCTGCTGCTGGAGGCAGGCGGGGTGCCGACGCTGCTCTCACGG GTGCCAGGGGGAGCGATGGTGCTGCTCGGGTCGCCGGTGGACTGGCAGTACCGCACGCGGCCTAACAACAAGTCCTGCCTCGGCTCCGAGGGCGAGCAGTGCCGCTTCAGCCGCGGCAAACTGCTCGGCGGCTCCACCTCCATCAACTACATGATGTACGTACGTGGCAACCGCGCTGACTACGACCTTGGCCTGCCCGGCTGGACCTGGGAGGAATTCGAACCGTTCTTCCTCCGCTACGAGGGCCTTCGCGACCTCGACAAACTCCCAAGCTCCTCTGTCCCATACCACAACACCACCGGGACTATGGATATCGGCTTCTGCGCGGACCCCGAAAACGAATGGCACAATAGAATCGTCAAGGGCTTCGAGTCTCTGGGGTTCCCATATAACGATGATGTGAACGCGGAATCTCAGATCGGAGTGTCGCGCGTGATCACGTACACGTCATCCGAAGGCACGCGCGAGAGTACGGCGCGTGGCTACCTGACGCGGCCCGTCGTGCGCCGCACGCTGAGGCTCGCCACCGGCATGCGCTGCACCGGGGTGCTCATCGACGACGACAATGTCGCGCGGGGCGTCACCGCCGTGCGGGAGTCGTCCGGGCGCCGCGTCACGGTCCGCGCGCGCCGCGGCGTCGTGCTGAGCGCCGGCGCCATCGGCACGCCGCAGCTGCTGCAGCTGTCCGGCGTGGGCCCGGCTGAGCGCTTGCGCTCGCTCGGCATCCCGGTACGCGCCGACTTGCCCGTCGGCGAGAACATGAGTGACCACGTGTTGCCGCTCGTGTTCATCCGCGTGGACAGAGACGCGCTCGAAACCGTCGGCGCCGCCGCCTCCCTCGCCGGGGATATACTCACATACGGCGCGACGCGCAAGGGCCCGCTCGCCTCCATCGGGCTCACCGACATTACCGCATTCGCGAACACGCTCTGCTACGACAACGACACGCGGCAGCTGCGTCACCTCGGGCCCGAGTGCGAGCTGCCGACGCTGCAGTTGATCAACGCGTTTATCGACCGCGGGGTCATCGACGTCGCGCCGCTCATCATGAAGCAATCGACGATGCTCAACGACGCCATCCTCGCGCAGCTGGCCAAAGAAAACACGAAGAGCGCTCTGATTGTGGCATCGCCGGTGGTGCTGGCGCCACAATCGCGCGGCTGGGTGCGATTGGCGAGTGCTGACCCTCTCGCGGCGCCCGACGTCTACCCCAACTACCTAGATGACGAGCGCGACGTGGACGAGATGATGCGCGCGATCAAGATCCTCGAGGACGTGGTGGAGACGGCGcc gatactgttcgagCTGGCGCGCACGCGGCGCAGCAAGGAGGCGCAACGTTTCCTCATGATG ACGTCGCAGCGCACCAATCGATGGGCTCAACAGCACCATATCGTCAGCGTAACTGATATTGTTGACACAGACACCATCGACATGGCATCCAATACCAGTGCCGCTCAGCTCACCGATCAGACGGTTCATATACAGATTGAAAAGCCGAG CTTACTACCGTACACCGCGACGCACGGAGCATCGCGCGAGTATCGCGCGCGCAATGCCGCCATCGTGCGGTTGTCCCTGCCGGGCTGCCCGGCGTTCGCGGCGGACCGCGAGGGCTACTTGCGCTGCTACGTGCGCCACCTGACATTCTCGGTGTACCACGCGGCGGGCACGGCCAAGCTGGgcagcgccggcgccggcgtccTGGACGAGCGGCTGGGTGTCCGCGGGGTGGGCGCGCTGCACGTGGCCGACCTGTCGGCGCTGCCCGTCGTGCCGCACGGGAACACGGCTGCCGCCAGCATCGCGCTCGGCGAGCGGCTCGCGCATTTCCTGCTGCAGGACTACGATAATAGCTTCAActctaccatagaataa